Proteins co-encoded in one Anaerolineae bacterium genomic window:
- the rpmB gene encoding 50S ribosomal protein L28, which yields MSKMCEICGKKPLVGNNVSHAHNLTKRYFNPNLQKVRALYNGKVKKMVVCTSCIKSGLVVKAP from the coding sequence ATGTCTAAAATGTGTGAAATATGCGGGAAAAAACCTTTAGTAGGAAATAATGTAAGTCATGCCCATAATTTGACAAAGCGGTATTTTAACCCAAACCTTCAAAAGGTAAGAGCATTATATAACGGGAAGGTAAAAAAAATGGTCGTGTGTACAAGCTGTATAAAGTCAGGTCTGGTTGTCAAGGCTCCTTAA
- a CDS encoding bifunctional (p)ppGpp synthetase/guanosine-3',5'-bis(diphosphate) 3'-pyrophosphohydrolase, whose product MIRITDILDKVADNNPDADLDIIDRAYIYSAKVHEGQMRLSGEPYLAHPIEVAYILADMKLDSVSIAAALLHDVIEDTHATSEEIKDIFGPDVSHIVSGVTKLSSLAFDTSQARQAESIRRMILAMADDIRVILIKLADRLHNMRTLHFHTNEQKKIKIAQETHDIYSPLAARLGIYWMKKELEDTAFMYLQPEEYYKIKALVSKDKEGREQYIATVKDYIKKKMAENGLECKVLGRYKYFYSIYKKMVDQDLPFEEIYDIIAFRIILDTIPRCYEALGLIHSLWKPVPRKFKDYIGVPKPNMYQSLHTTVIGPYGERIEIQIRTWEMDRVAKSGIAAHWGYKEGKRIDEKISNAFAWIQNLVENQQAIRDPDEFMESVRIDLFPDEVYVFTPKGEIKTIAKGATPVDFAYLIHSEVGDRCIGAKVNGHIVPLRYVLKNGNILEIITSKNHHPSKDWLKFVKTVKARSRIRQWIKNQERERSITLGREMCEKAFRKYSLNFNELLKSKEMQKAVEDFGFRTIEDMIVAIGYGKITPLQVIRKVIPKSELDEEKSILNKIIGHVKKKKPKASVIVHGIDDILIKFGRCCQPVPGDSITGYITQGYGVTVHRSSCVNALKINPEREIDVEWHKAISEIYPVKIIVRSGDRIGLLADIATSISKHGSNIVSAKTETMENGDVETFFTIYVKDIDHLNALLSEIKKVKSVYDAGRES is encoded by the coding sequence TTGATCCGAATCACCGATATACTTGACAAGGTTGCCGACAACAACCCTGATGCAGATCTGGATATTATAGACCGGGCATATATTTACTCTGCCAAGGTACATGAAGGACAGATGCGGCTGTCAGGCGAACCCTACCTTGCTCACCCAATTGAAGTAGCCTATATTCTGGCAGATATGAAACTCGATTCAGTCAGCATTGCAGCCGCTCTTTTACATGATGTAATCGAGGATACCCACGCGACTTCAGAAGAGATAAAAGATATATTCGGCCCCGATGTCTCGCATATTGTATCCGGTGTAACCAAACTGAGCTCACTTGCCTTTGACACTTCACAGGCCCGTCAGGCTGAAAGTATCAGAAGGATGATTCTTGCCATGGCGGATGATATCAGAGTTATACTGATCAAGCTGGCTGACCGCCTTCATAATATGAGAACGCTGCATTTTCACACAAATGAGCAAAAAAAAATAAAAATTGCCCAGGAAACCCATGATATTTACTCGCCGCTTGCCGCGCGTCTTGGAATTTACTGGATGAAAAAGGAGCTGGAAGATACCGCCTTTATGTATCTTCAGCCTGAAGAATATTATAAAATAAAAGCCCTTGTCAGTAAAGATAAGGAGGGGCGGGAACAATATATTGCAACAGTCAAAGATTACATCAAAAAAAAGATGGCTGAAAATGGTCTGGAATGCAAGGTTTTAGGCAGATATAAATATTTTTACAGCATTTACAAGAAAATGGTTGATCAGGATCTACCATTTGAAGAAATCTACGATATTATAGCATTCAGGATAATCCTCGATACAATACCCAGGTGCTACGAAGCGCTAGGACTCATACATTCATTATGGAAACCTGTTCCCAGGAAATTTAAGGATTATATCGGGGTTCCCAAGCCAAATATGTACCAGTCTCTCCATACAACAGTAATCGGGCCTTATGGTGAACGCATTGAAATACAGATCAGAACATGGGAAATGGATAGGGTCGCCAAATCAGGTATAGCGGCTCACTGGGGTTACAAAGAGGGGAAACGTATTGATGAGAAGATAAGCAATGCCTTTGCATGGATTCAGAATCTGGTTGAAAACCAGCAGGCCATAAGAGATCCGGATGAATTCATGGAAAGTGTCCGCATAGATCTTTTCCCTGACGAAGTCTATGTTTTTACGCCAAAGGGAGAGATTAAAACGATCGCCAAGGGCGCCACTCCGGTTGATTTTGCTTATTTAATTCACTCAGAGGTAGGTGATCGGTGTATTGGAGCTAAAGTTAACGGGCATATCGTTCCGCTGCGGTATGTATTAAAAAACGGAAATATATTAGAAATTATTACTTCAAAAAACCATCACCCAAGTAAGGATTGGCTGAAGTTTGTCAAGACCGTCAAAGCCCGTTCAAGGATAAGGCAATGGATAAAAAATCAGGAAAGAGAACGCAGCATTACACTTGGCAGGGAGATGTGTGAAAAGGCTTTTCGTAAATACAGCCTTAATTTTAATGAACTATTGAAATCAAAAGAGATGCAAAAGGCAGTAGAGGATTTTGGTTTTAGGACGATCGAGGACATGATCGTAGCTATTGGTTACGGTAAAATAACACCGTTGCAGGTAATCAGGAAGGTTATTCCAAAATCTGAATTAGACGAAGAAAAATCTATTTTAAACAAGATCATAGGCCACGTTAAAAAGAAAAAACCAAAGGCAAGTGTAATAGTACATGGTATTGATGACATACTTATAAAATTTGGAAGGTGCTGCCAACCTGTCCCCGGAGATTCTATAACCGGCTATATTACACAGGGTTACGGCGTAACAGTTCACAGGTCCAGTTGTGTAAATGCCTTAAAAATAAATCCGGAACGGGAGATAGATGTGGAGTGGCACAAGGCTATTTCAGAAATTTATCCTGTAAAAATAATCGTTCGTTCCGGCGACAGAATTGGCTTGCTGGCCGACATTGCAACCAGCATCAGTAAACATGGCTCGAATATTGTCAGCGCCAAAACAGAAACCATGGAAAACGGCGATGTCGAAACTTTTTTTACAATTTATGTTAAAGACATCGACCATTTAAATGCGCTTCTATCAGAGATTAAAAAGGTAAAGTCTGTTTATGATGCCGGCAGAGAAAGTTAA
- the proS gene encoding proline--tRNA ligase: MAKQVKTAISPTRAEDYPEWYQQVVKASDMAENSPVRGCMVIKPWGYAVWENIMRILNEMFKATGVKNAYFPLFIPLSFLEKEAEHVEGFAKECAVVSHHRLEKGPNGGLVPAGPLNEPLIVRPTSETIIGDAFSKWIASYRDLPILINQWANVVRWEMRPRIFLRTSEFLWQEGHTAHAAKEEAIERAHLMLDVYSQFVEQYLAMPVMRGKKSEAERFPGAVDTFCIEAMMQDRKALQAGTSHFLGQNFARASNIKFQSAEEKEEYAWTTSWGTSTRLIGGLIMTHSDDDGLVLPPKIASSHVVLLPIIRKADDRQRVMEFTENLARELKDKFFCGRSLEVEIDDREIGGARGWDWIKKGIPLRVEIGPRDIDNNSVFVARRDRSHKDKQSFKRDDFINQATDILDEIQVSLFERALLFRKEHSVTIEDKKTFVDFFTPENKEKPEIHGGFASSCWCGSKECESKIKQDLGVSIRCVPLFSIKEKGRCIYCEQPAAGRAIFAKAY; the protein is encoded by the coding sequence ATGGCAAAACAGGTTAAAACCGCAATAAGTCCGACAAGAGCTGAAGATTATCCGGAATGGTACCAGCAGGTGGTCAAGGCCTCGGATATGGCTGAGAATTCACCTGTAAGAGGCTGCATGGTAATAAAGCCGTGGGGATATGCTGTTTGGGAAAATATCATGCGCATCCTTAATGAAATGTTTAAGGCAACAGGGGTGAAAAATGCATATTTCCCATTATTTATTCCCCTTTCTTTTCTTGAAAAAGAGGCCGAGCATGTTGAGGGGTTTGCAAAGGAATGCGCAGTTGTATCGCATCACAGACTTGAAAAAGGCCCAAACGGCGGCCTGGTGCCTGCAGGTCCGCTCAATGAACCTTTGATAGTGAGGCCGACTTCCGAAACAATTATCGGAGATGCATTTTCAAAGTGGATTGCCAGTTATCGTGATCTTCCGATACTCATCAACCAGTGGGCAAACGTCGTCAGGTGGGAAATGAGGCCCAGGATATTTCTAAGAACCAGTGAATTCCTGTGGCAGGAAGGGCATACAGCCCATGCTGCAAAAGAAGAGGCGATTGAACGGGCTCACCTGATGCTTGATGTTTATTCACAGTTTGTTGAACAATACTTAGCCATGCCTGTAATGAGGGGGAAAAAGTCCGAGGCGGAAAGATTTCCAGGGGCTGTTGATACTTTTTGCATCGAAGCCATGATGCAGGATAGAAAGGCTTTGCAGGCCGGCACATCACATTTTTTAGGGCAGAATTTTGCCAGAGCATCCAACATCAAATTTCAGTCTGCCGAAGAAAAAGAGGAATATGCATGGACAACCTCATGGGGAACATCTACGCGTCTTATAGGGGGTCTTATAATGACGCACAGCGATGATGACGGCCTTGTGCTTCCTCCCAAAATCGCATCTTCACACGTTGTTCTGCTGCCGATTATAAGAAAAGCTGATGACAGACAAAGGGTAATGGAGTTTACTGAAAACCTTGCAAGGGAGCTTAAGGATAAATTCTTCTGCGGCCGCAGTCTGGAAGTTGAAATCGACGATCGTGAAATCGGCGGCGCAAGAGGATGGGACTGGATTAAAAAAGGTATCCCTCTCCGGGTTGAAATAGGGCCCAGAGATATTGATAATAATTCCGTATTTGTGGCAAGGCGTGACAGGTCTCATAAAGATAAACAATCATTTAAAAGAGATGATTTTATCAATCAAGCAACAGATATACTTGATGAAATACAGGTATCTCTTTTTGAACGCGCTCTGTTGTTCAGGAAAGAGCATAGTGTGACAATCGAAGACAAAAAAACATTTGTTGATTTTTTTACACCCGAAAATAAAGAAAAACCCGAAATTCACGGTGGATTTGCATCATCATGCTGGTGCGGATCAAAAGAGTGTGAATCAAAAATCAAGCAGGATCTTGGCGTTTCGATACGATGTGTTCCGCTTTTCAGCATAAAGGAAAAAGGCAGGTGTATTTACTGCGAACAGCCGGCAGCCGGCCGTGCAATATTTGCAAAGGCATATTAA
- the ispG gene encoding flavodoxin-dependent (E)-4-hydroxy-3-methylbut-2-enyl-diphosphate synthase, producing MKIKRKKTRRIMVGKVKVGGMAPIAVQSMTNTFTQDVAATVLQIKRLEEAGCEIVRVAVPDMEAAEAISAIKDKISIPLIADIHFDYRLAIASAVAGADGLRLNPGNIGGAKKIKAVVECAKEFNIPIRIGVNSGSIEKDILKKHKGVTAEGMVESATRNIELLTSYGFYDIKLSIKASDVLRSVEAYRLLSSKTDFPLHVGITEAGPLYPGIVKSSLGIGMLLAEGIGDTIRVSLTRDPVEEVRVGYEILKALDIRRHGPDIISCPTCGRCNIDLFNIVKQVEKALISNSLPIKIAIMGCIVNGPGEAREADIGIAGADGAGILFKKGKVIKKFSQEKLVDVLLKEIELMDRKDQYGKTG from the coding sequence ATGAAAATAAAACGTAAAAAAACACGTCGGATCATGGTCGGGAAAGTAAAAGTCGGTGGAATGGCTCCGATTGCTGTTCAGTCCATGACTAATACTTTTACTCAGGATGTCGCGGCCACGGTTTTACAAATAAAACGTTTGGAAGAAGCCGGGTGTGAGATTGTCCGGGTGGCTGTGCCGGATATGGAGGCTGCCGAGGCAATTTCTGCAATAAAGGACAAAATATCGATCCCTCTTATAGCAGATATCCATTTTGACTACCGCCTGGCAATTGCTTCGGCTGTGGCCGGAGCTGATGGCTTGAGATTAAATCCAGGTAATATAGGAGGAGCCAAAAAAATAAAGGCGGTTGTTGAATGCGCAAAAGAATTTAATATCCCAATCAGGATAGGAGTTAATTCCGGCTCTATTGAAAAAGATATTTTGAAAAAACATAAAGGCGTTACTGCTGAGGGTATGGTTGAAAGCGCCACCCGTAATATAGAATTATTAACATCATATGGCTTTTATGATATAAAATTATCTATAAAAGCATCGGATGTGCTCCGCAGTGTTGAGGCTTACAGGCTGCTTTCATCAAAAACCGATTTTCCTCTTCATGTGGGTATAACAGAGGCTGGCCCTCTTTATCCTGGGATAGTTAAATCATCACTCGGCATAGGGATGCTTCTCGCAGAAGGGATAGGTGATACGATCCGTGTTTCCTTGACCAGAGATCCTGTCGAAGAGGTTCGTGTGGGCTATGAAATTCTGAAGGCTCTTGATATTCGCCGGCATGGTCCTGATATAATATCATGTCCGACCTGCGGCCGTTGCAACATCGATCTGTTTAATATTGTCAAGCAGGTTGAAAAAGCCCTTATATCAAATTCTCTGCCAATTAAGATAGCCATAATGGGCTGCATTGTAAACGGCCCGGGAGAAGCAAGGGAAGCGGATATCGGAATCGCAGGCGCTGACGGCGCCGGGATACTGTTCAAAAAGGGGAAGGTGATAAAAAAGTTTTCTCAGGAAAAACTCGTTGATGTTTTACTGAAAGAAATTGAGCTGATGGATAGAAAGGATCAATATGGCAAAACAGGTTAA
- the mltF gene encoding membrane-bound lytic murein transglycosylase MltF: protein MAGNSFNNILKSLLNKAIILLFISCNLLFVYINSSGFRELDKILDAGKITVITRNNSHCYYLYRDQTMGFEYELAKLFADYLGVALEVNIAEKWDSMISALKDGTGSFIAANMAVTPKRQKEAAFSDGYMSTQQYVIVRRDNTSIKRVADLAGKTVHVRRGTFYQERLKALRRDGIDIKIKLYDNIPTDELIQQVAEGTIDITIADRNIALLNRRYYPQIALALAISNEKDLGWAVNPDETRLLNKIDLFFNKIKKNGKLNEIYNKYYADIDNFDYVDLRKYHIRLKTRLPQYSQLIKDVANRYGFDWRLIAAQIYQESHFDPEATSHSGAFGLMQLTVPTADSLGVNDVFDPVQNINAGIRHLKNLYEHFDGADSSDRLFIALAAYNIGQGHILDARNLARQMNFDPDKWSSLGKTLPLLRYRKYYEKAKYGYCRGKEPIKYVKQIMIYYDILKRMSLVFNTDNGSKQNL, encoded by the coding sequence ATGGCCGGCAATAGCTTCAATAACATTCTGAAATCTCTGCTCAATAAAGCAATTATTCTTTTGTTTATTTCCTGCAATCTGCTTTTTGTCTATATAAATTCATCTGGATTTCGTGAACTGGACAAGATCCTTGATGCAGGCAAAATTACTGTAATAACTCGTAACAATTCACATTGTTATTATTTATACAGAGACCAGACTATGGGCTTTGAATATGAGCTCGCAAAGCTTTTTGCGGATTATCTTGGAGTTGCTTTAGAGGTAAATATAGCTGAAAAATGGGACTCGATGATTTCGGCTTTAAAAGATGGAACAGGTTCATTTATAGCCGCCAACATGGCTGTCACACCTAAAAGGCAAAAAGAGGCTGCTTTTTCCGATGGTTACATGTCAACTCAACAATATGTTATTGTCCGTCGCGACAATACGAGCATTAAAAGAGTCGCGGATCTTGCAGGTAAGACTGTTCATGTCAGAAGGGGAACATTCTATCAGGAAAGGCTTAAAGCTCTTAGAAGAGATGGAATAGATATTAAAATTAAACTGTATGACAATATTCCAACCGATGAGTTGATACAACAGGTGGCGGAAGGAACTATTGACATTACTATTGCTGATAGAAACATTGCCTTGCTTAACCGAAGATACTATCCTCAGATAGCGCTTGCATTAGCAATAAGTAACGAGAAGGATTTGGGCTGGGCGGTAAACCCCGATGAAACCAGACTTCTGAATAAAATCGATCTCTTTTTTAACAAAATTAAAAAAAACGGCAAGCTCAATGAAATATACAATAAATATTATGCAGATATAGATAATTTTGATTATGTTGATCTTAGAAAATATCACATAAGGCTTAAAACCAGATTGCCCCAATACAGCCAACTTATTAAGGATGTAGCAAATAGATATGGATTTGACTGGAGGCTGATAGCTGCTCAAATATATCAGGAGTCTCATTTCGACCCTGAGGCAACAAGTCATTCAGGAGCCTTTGGCCTTATGCAACTGACAGTTCCGACTGCCGATAGTCTTGGGGTAAATGACGTGTTTGATCCGGTCCAGAATATTAATGCAGGAATTCGCCATTTAAAGAATCTATACGAACATTTTGACGGAGCAGATTCTTCAGACAGGTTGTTTATCGCTCTTGCCGCATATAATATAGGGCAGGGGCATATACTGGATGCAAGAAATCTTGCAAGACAAATGAACTTTGATCCGGACAAATGGTCTTCTCTGGGGAAAACTCTACCTCTTTTACGATATCGAAAGTATTATGAAAAGGCTAAATACGGATACTGCAGAGGAAAAGAACCAATAAAATATGTTAAGCAGATAATGATTTATTATGATATTCTAAAACGGATGAGCCTGGTATTTAATACAGATAACGGGTCAAAACAAAACCTTTAA
- a CDS encoding GGDEF domain-containing protein has product MILPIKRFFRNASTAAHVFLGIARRIDYKALNHYIISMNQCSSLDNILQEASRCLKEILDYHLFAFAVQDQDQDRLDVWIDPRIYQAPLKQLIYKDFKTIGDLEIHSINEQANTTSELLTFHDKNLLSYPLMDDKCLARMYILPERHMLPYHDEILEIIVKTLGVALKNYLSIKRLKYDVALDSLTGCYNRKEFDRLLGHHIAGSKRYDRDLSIIMFDIDHFKQVNDTYGHPAGDAALKAISKAVLNAIRKEDYLARYGGEEFVVVLPDTKTPKAMELAQRLRTVIENLDIAITREQSIRKTASFGVATLSENDDQKSLVNAADVMLYQAKSAGRNRVGLKVLF; this is encoded by the coding sequence ATGATACTACCCATTAAAAGATTTTTCAGAAATGCAAGCACAGCGGCACATGTTTTCCTTGGAATAGCACGGCGCATTGATTACAAGGCACTTAACCATTATATCATTTCCATGAACCAATGCTCGTCTCTGGACAATATTTTGCAAGAGGCTTCTCGATGCTTAAAAGAAATTTTGGACTACCACCTGTTTGCCTTTGCCGTACAAGACCAGGATCAAGACCGGTTGGATGTCTGGATTGATCCACGCATTTATCAGGCACCATTAAAGCAATTGATTTATAAAGATTTTAAAACGATTGGGGATTTAGAGATCCATTCCATCAATGAACAGGCGAATACGACCAGCGAATTGCTGACGTTTCACGATAAAAATCTTCTCTCCTATCCACTGATGGATGATAAGTGCTTGGCACGAATGTACATTTTGCCTGAAAGGCATATGCTGCCATACCATGATGAAATTTTAGAAATTATCGTGAAGACACTCGGGGTGGCGCTGAAAAATTACTTGAGCATTAAACGGCTGAAATATGATGTGGCGTTGGATTCCCTCACCGGATGTTATAACCGAAAGGAGTTTGATCGCCTTTTGGGTCACCATATAGCCGGTTCCAAGCGCTACGATCGAGACCTTTCGATCATCATGTTTGATATCGATCATTTTAAACAGGTAAACGATACCTACGGCCATCCTGCCGGTGATGCGGCGCTGAAAGCAATTTCAAAAGCAGTTTTAAATGCCATTCGCAAAGAGGATTATTTGGCCCGGTACGGTGGAGAAGAATTTGTCGTGGTGCTGCCGGATACGAAAACGCCAAAAGCGATGGAATTGGCGCAACGGCTTAGAACCGTTATTGAAAACCTCGATATTGCGATTACCCGTGAGCAAAGCATCCGAAAGACGGCTAGCTTTGGCGTTGCAACGCTTAGTGAGAACGATGACCAGAAAAGCCTTGTTAATGCAGCGGATGTGATGCTTTATCAAGCCAAATCCGCCGGAAGAAACAGGGTGGGGTTAAAGGTTTTGTTTTGA
- a CDS encoding cytoplasmic protein, translated as MDRQNSNKAYGGYTQPENTVDMFKEFDATQLYCPCCKQAVPVRKRLLLVLPEGDKYEYLCVFCSETVGTKMDRNGTQDSIII; from the coding sequence ATGGATCGCCAAAATTCTAACAAAGCATATGGAGGATATACTCAACCGGAAAATACGGTTGATATGTTCAAGGAGTTTGATGCAACACAGCTTTATTGCCCTTGTTGCAAACAGGCTGTTCCTGTCCGGAAACGCCTTCTTCTCGTTCTTCCCGAAGGGGATAAGTATGAATATTTATGCGTATTTTGTTCAGAGACCGTTGGAACAAAGATGGATAGAAATGGAACGCAAGACAGTATAATTATTTAA
- a CDS encoding SurA N-terminal domain-containing protein, whose amino-acid sequence MLRLMRDHASSWLIKVILGAIVIVFVFWGVGSFRAQKGGRVAIVNGDSITTGEYKEEYNNLIDQLRQRFGNRLDDKTIQMLQIKNQALNQLIEQKLLLQEAAKLNFRVSDDELAAAIRGIKAFQTSGVFDKSLYRSTLNRYGLTPEQFEVNHKGFMLIEKLRSFLLGNLKVSDGEAMEWFKWINASVNIDYILFEPGTYKDINPSAEDINTFFVDHKESYKTEPMIKVRFLCFAPDNYRPKVNISDKQIQYYYEAHQEEFKTDKTVEARHILIKVDKDAGPEAVEKAKNKALDILQMTKEDKDFAELARQYSECPSKDQGGHLGVFRKEAMVKPFADKAFSMKAGDISRPVRTRFGWHIIKVEKINEGSIVSIDEAKKRIRKKLIDEEAKTLAYEDAGSVLDTIFEGDDLIKASNERKFKLQTTDFFTVKGPDKGIKNREKFASAAFNLSAMEISDIHDLGDGYYILQVIEEKTGEIPELKDVQEKVIAALIKEKQDEKASSDANEFLSGLKKGKLMSAQCVKYGLQLSSTGFFKRDESVSDIGLEKGIIEAAFKLSNKIKLPEKVIKGEKGYYVISFKERKEADPEGFVKEKANIKEGLLRQKRIKTFDEWLTQIRNKSNISIEKDFLKQS is encoded by the coding sequence ATGCTTAGATTAATGCGGGACCATGCCAGCAGCTGGCTGATCAAGGTTATATTAGGAGCGATCGTTATTGTTTTTGTGTTCTGGGGTGTTGGAAGCTTTCGCGCTCAAAAGGGAGGCAGGGTCGCCATAGTTAACGGAGATTCTATCACCACGGGAGAATACAAAGAGGAGTACAACAACCTTATTGATCAGCTCCGTCAAAGATTTGGCAACAGATTAGATGATAAAACGATACAGATGCTTCAGATAAAAAACCAGGCTTTAAATCAGCTTATAGAGCAGAAACTTTTGCTTCAGGAAGCCGCAAAACTCAATTTTCGTGTTTCAGATGACGAGCTTGCCGCAGCTATCAGGGGAATAAAAGCATTTCAAACATCCGGAGTATTTGACAAGAGCCTTTATAGAAGTACTTTAAATCGCTACGGGTTGACCCCTGAGCAGTTTGAGGTTAACCATAAAGGCTTTATGCTTATAGAAAAGTTGAGATCATTTTTGCTTGGCAATCTCAAGGTCTCAGACGGGGAGGCCATGGAATGGTTCAAATGGATCAATGCATCGGTAAATATAGATTATATTCTGTTCGAGCCCGGCACATATAAAGATATCAATCCTTCTGCGGAAGACATTAACACTTTTTTTGTTGATCATAAAGAGTCATATAAAACAGAACCGATGATAAAAGTTCGATTTTTATGTTTTGCCCCTGACAATTACAGGCCAAAGGTCAATATTTCGGATAAGCAAATCCAGTATTATTATGAAGCACACCAGGAAGAATTTAAAACAGATAAAACTGTTGAGGCTCGGCATATACTCATAAAGGTTGACAAGGATGCCGGCCCGGAAGCTGTTGAAAAGGCAAAAAATAAAGCCCTTGATATTCTGCAGATGACTAAGGAGGATAAGGATTTTGCCGAGCTTGCCAGACAGTATTCCGAATGCCCGAGCAAAGACCAGGGTGGACACCTTGGCGTATTTAGAAAGGAGGCTATGGTTAAGCCATTTGCCGATAAAGCTTTTTCCATGAAAGCCGGAGATATCAGCCGGCCGGTTCGCACAAGGTTTGGGTGGCACATTATAAAGGTTGAAAAAATCAATGAGGGATCGATTGTTTCCATTGATGAAGCAAAAAAAAGGATACGCAAAAAACTTATCGATGAAGAGGCAAAAACTCTTGCTTATGAAGATGCGGGATCTGTTTTGGATACTATTTTTGAAGGAGATGATCTGATAAAGGCCTCCAATGAAAGAAAATTCAAGTTGCAGACAACAGATTTTTTTACTGTAAAAGGTCCGGATAAGGGTATTAAAAACCGCGAAAAGTTTGCTTCCGCTGCTTTTAATCTTTCGGCCATGGAGATTAGCGATATACACGACCTTGGAGATGGATATTACATCCTTCAGGTGATTGAAGAAAAAACCGGGGAAATACCCGAATTAAAAGATGTGCAGGAAAAGGTCATTGCAGCCTTGATAAAGGAAAAACAGGATGAAAAGGCGAGCAGTGATGCAAATGAGTTTTTGTCTGGTTTAAAAAAAGGCAAATTAATGAGCGCGCAGTGTGTAAAATATGGTTTGCAATTAAGCAGCACCGGTTTTTTCAAGCGGGATGAGTCTGTTTCTGATATTGGATTGGAGAAAGGAATTATTGAAGCTGCTTTTAAACTTTCAAATAAAATAAAATTGCCGGAAAAGGTAATTAAAGGAGAAAAAGGTTATTACGTAATCAGCTTCAAGGAGAGGAAAGAGGCAGACCCAGAAGGGTTTGTCAAAGAAAAAGCAAACATAAAAGAAGGATTGCTGCGCCAAAAAAGAATCAAAACATTTGATGAATGGTTGACGCAAATAAGAAACAAAAGTAATATTTCCATTGAAAAGGACTTTTTAAAACAATCATAA
- a CDS encoding TIGR00153 family protein: protein MRIPFLSLFITSPFDALMEHAEKVKECAWAFQQAIECYLSRKCVNFEDFRQEVIKLEREADAIKRRIRGHLPKGTLMPLDKFQLFRYLKEQDSVLDTVEDALDWISYRPEPVIPEVLTKDFLLLVDSSIDPIEEMGRMVSEAKKYFETFNETQRNLVKEIIRSLRHKEHEADVVEDRLKRRIFEINLDPVSVFHLIRLIEIIGSIADHAENSGDMMRAMIAK from the coding sequence ATGCGTATACCATTTTTATCGCTGTTTATCACATCACCTTTTGACGCCCTCATGGAACATGCGGAAAAGGTGAAAGAATGTGCGTGGGCTTTTCAACAGGCCATAGAGTGTTATTTGTCGAGGAAATGCGTAAATTTTGAAGACTTCAGACAGGAAGTTATTAAACTGGAAAGAGAAGCAGATGCCATAAAGCGCCGCATACGCGGGCACCTGCCAAAAGGAACCTTGATGCCTTTAGACAAATTCCAGTTGTTCCGATATTTAAAAGAACAGGACAGTGTTCTTGACACAGTGGAAGATGCTCTTGACTGGATTTCCTATAGACCTGAACCTGTAATTCCGGAAGTGCTTACAAAGGACTTCCTGCTTCTGGTTGACTCAAGCATTGACCCCATCGAGGAAATGGGCAGGATGGTATCAGAAGCAAAAAAGTATTTTGAAACCTTTAATGAAACCCAGCGGAATTTAGTCAAGGAAATCATCCGTAGTTTACGTCACAAGGAACATGAAGCAGATGTGGTGGAAGACAGGCTTAAACGAAGGATCTTTGAGATTAATTTAGACCCGGTTTCAGTATTTCATCTAATCAGATTGATTGAAATAATCGGCTCCATAGCAGATCATGCTGAAAACTCCGGCGATATGATGAGAGCAATGATTGCAAAATAA